CGATGGGAATCCCCCCCAGTTCCCTCACTTTTTCAGAAAAACTCCCCGCCTCTTCCGCCGACCGGGTAATGACAAGCTTAAGTCCTTTCATCCCCTTATCCCCCGAATCGTTTCAGGACCTCTCCGGCCCCTTTTTCCAACAGCTCTTCCGCCAGCATTTTCCCAACACGTTCCGCCTCTTTTCCCCATCTTTCCCCCCGGAAGATTTCTTTCCCATCAGGAGAAGCAACCAAGCCCTGAAGGTGGATTTCCCCCTCTTCCCACCGGGCAAAGGCCGCGATGGGAACCTGGCACCCTCCTTCCAAGCGGTACAGGAAGGCCCGTTCGGCTGCAGTGGTGACTGCCGTTATCGGGTCATGGATCGACTGAAGGAGGGAGGTTGCTTCTCCTTCCCACCTCCCTTCGATCCCAAGCGCTCCCTGTCCTACGGCGGGAAGCATGATCTCGGTGGGGAGGATTTCCGTCACCTCTCCCGTCCATCCCATCCTCTCCAAGCCTGCAGCCGCCAGGATGATGGCATCAAGCCCCTCTTCTCTTAACTTCCTGAGACGGGTATCGATGTTCCCCCTGAGGGGTAGAACCGTAAGATCCGGGCGATAGTTAAGGAGCTGGGCCTGTCTCCGCAAGCTGCCGGTCCCGACCTTTGCGCCGAAAGGCAGTTCATCCAGCTTCTTCCCATCTTTGCTGATGAGGACATCATTCGCCGTTACCCGTTTGGGGATGGAGAGGATGGCCAATCCCTCCGGCAGTTCTGCAGGCACATCCTTCATGCTGTGAACGGCAAAATGGATCTCCCCGGAAAGGAGCGCCTCCTCAATTTCCTTCACGAACAGGCCCTTTCCTCCCACCTGGGATAATCGTACGTCCTGAATGCGGTCCCCTTTCGTCACGATTTCCTTAAGGGTGAAGGTAATCTCCGGGTGTGCCGCCTGTAAGGTTTTTAGAACACCTTTGGTCTGTGTTAAGGCAAGTGGGCTCCGCCGTGATCCAACTCGTATCTCTTTCATATAAAGGCCTCCAATTCTTTAAACATCAGAACCATTGGTGAAACATGGAAATCGTTCTGGAACTGATATAATTGACTACCACAAGCAGGAAAAAAATGAGATTCCAGGTGGCCAAGGGAATGGCACCCCACCCCTTTTTCATCGCCGCATAAAGATAGAAGCTGTATACTCCCAAGACGATGAAGGAAAGCCAAACCTTCACGTCCAGGTAATAAGGCGTTTTCAGAACCAACCCGGCCCAAATCAGCCCCAGAATGATCGAAATCAGGTAGATGGGCACCCCGAAGAGGATCAGGAGGAAAGAGGAACGGCCCAACCGATCCAGGTTCGGTAACCGTCGCAGGAGAGCATTCCACTTCTTCCCTTTCAACATCCGGTGCAACAAAAGGGTCATCCCGGAGAGAACGGCCGAAGCGAGGAAAGCCACATAACTTACGAGGGCGAAGGAGATGTGGATCACCATGAGCCGGGAGGTTAAAATCTCACCGGGAAAGACCGCAGCGCTTGGGCTGGCAAAGAGGTTAATGACGAAAACAATAAAGCCGGCTACATTTAAAAAGAAAAGGAAAAAATCAATGCGAAATAGGAAGTTTAACAAAAGCGAAAAGGTGATGAGGAGCCAAGAGTAGAAAAAAAGCGCCTCAAATTGAGTAACGATCGGAAAGTGACCCACTCGGACCATTCTCAGGATAAAGAAAAAAGTTTGCAGACCCCATACCACGGTCAAAATCCAGAAGGCGATGCGGTTCACCTTCCGATTTTGCTTCATGAAGTCTGCAAAGTAAAGGACGATGGAGGCTCCATACAGATAGACGATCCATTCGTACAATCGCAGTTCCAACGGCTGAACCTCCTCCTTCTAAGGGCCAACAGGGGAACCTGCCTGCAAGAGCGTAAAGGATAAGGAAGATTCCGGTTCACCTTCCGACTTGGGATCTGCTGGGGCGTTTCTCTCCTCTTCCATATATTCTTCCAAAGCGAAGAGCTTGGTGAGGAGTAAGAGCGCTTCCCGGGATTTCTCCTCCCCTGCCATTTCCTTCAATTGCATGATGGGATCTTTCAGCAATTGATTGATGATGCTTTTCGTATGCTTCTGCAGTACCTTGCGCTCCCGTTCATCCAAATCGGGAATCTTCCGCTCGATGCTCTTCATCGTCTCCTCTTGGATGTGCAACGCTTTTCTCCGTAAGGCATCGATGACCGGTATGAGGTCCAGCGTTTCAAACCAGCGTTCAAAAGCTTCTCTGTCTTCCTCAATCATGAGGCGTATCTTTTCGGCGGCCTTCTTTCTCTCCTCCAGGTTGGCTTCGACGATCCCCTGCAGGTCATCGATGTCATAGAGGTATACGGATTCCAGCTCATGAATTGACGGATCTAAATCCCTCGGAACCGCGATGTCGATCATGAAAAGCGGGTGCCCCTTCCGTTTTTTCATCACAGCCTCTACCCTATCCCGCGTTAGGATATAGCCCGGGGCTCCCGTGGAACTGATGACGATATCGGCCTTACTTAGAGCCACTGGAATTTCTTCCAGGGTGATGGTTTTCGCCTGAAAGAGAGCGGCCAGTTTTTCTCGTTTATCCGGAGAGCGATTCGCCACGATCACTTCTCGGCTTCCCAACTCTGTGAAATGCTTCGCCGTCAACTCCCCCATCTTTCCCGCGCCAATGATCAGAACCGTTTTGTCTTGGAACTGTCCAAACACCTTTTTCGCCAAAACCACGGCTGCATAGCTGACCGAAACCGGATTTTCGTTAATCTGGGTCTCGCCATGCGCCCTCTTGGCCAATGTTACCGCTTGCTTAAACAAGGTATTAAAGATTTTTCCGGAAGCTTTCACCTTCTGGCTTAAAGCGGCGGCTTCCCGGACTTGCCCCAGGATTTGGGTCTCCCCCAACACCATCGAATCAAGGCCCGCAGCGACGGAAAAGAGGTGACGGATCGCCTCGGAACCGGTATAAACATAAAGATGGGATTGAAAATCGGTAAGCGGGATCCTAAACCACTCGGAGAGGAAACGCTCGGTGGTCTCCTTGCCTGCTCTAAGATTGTCAACAACCGCATAGATTTCCGTGCGGTTGCAGGTAGAGAGGATTACGTTTTCCAGTATGCACTTCTTTTGTTTGAGGCTCTCCACGGCCTTCAACGTCTCTTCATCCCGGAAGGCGATGCACTCCCGAATTTCTACAGGTGCAGTTTTAAAATTGAGTCCAACGACAAGGATCTGCATCATGCATCACCCCGCTAGGTTAGATAGATGGTTTATCATTATTATAACAGAAAAAAAACCGATCCTCATGTCGATCCTGTGACATTTCTCAAATAGCAGGTAAGTTCGGCGCCGATCGCCTTCGAGGTTCTGCTCCGGATGGTCTGGATGAAAACCCGGTCCATCCCGTATTGGGATGCCTCCCCTTCACGAAATGAAATTTCTTCTATGTCCCGATCCTGCCGAAGAAGATTCTCTACCCAATCCTTCAACGGCGCTTGACTCTGAAGCATCTTCCCGAGAAGTCGCTCCCTCGTTTCCCCTAAGAGTCTTTCCCCTCCCCGGTTTACCGCCATGACCAAAAGATGCCGATTCACGATGATGCGCGCGATTTGATCCGGCCCTCCTTTTTCATAAATGGGACGAAGGATGGTAGCCGGATCGATGCGGAAAACCTCCGCCAGTTTCTCCAGTTTTTTGATCGAAATGTTATTCCTTCCGCTTTCAATCCGGGCGATGAAAGGCTGCTTGACTCCCATCGCCTCCGCCAAATCGATTTGTGTAATCTTTCTCTCTTTTCTCATCCGCTTCACATTATAAGCTACCCTTTTTTCGATGGACTGAAGTTCGGTGGGTTCTTGAAAGAGTGGATCTTCTTTTAGGAGATGTTTGATATAGGTGGTTAATTCGTTCAAATACGTTCCCTCCATCGTACAATCCAGGCAAAACTAGTATCCATTATAGCAGAAAGAGAGGAGAAAGAAATAGTATTTTCAACGGAACTCCCTTATAATAGGGGTTGTATTGCTTCGATCATGGAAGGGGAAACGCGATGAACAGACGTTTTTTAGCCGATGCCATTCTTCTTTTAATTGCATTTGTTTGGGGAACGACCTTCGTCTTGGTGCAGAATGCGATTCAAGTGCTTCCTCCTTTTTCCTTCCTGTTCGTCCGCTTCTCCATCGCTTTTCTTCTCCTCCTCCCCGTTCTTTTTATGCAGAGGAGGAAAAAACGGGAGAGGATCGCCCTCGAAACGGGCCGTGCGTGGAAAGGGGGATTGGTGCTTGGTTGGTGGCTTTTCGCAGGATATGCATTGCAGACCGTCGGCCTTCTCTATACCACATCTTCCAAAGCAGGTTTTATTACGGGATTAAGCGTTGTCCTTGTCCCCTTTTTTTCCTTCCTTATTTTAAAAACGGCGCCTCGACTCCCTGCCGTACTGGGATCCATCCTAGCAATGATCGGGTTATATTTCCTCACCCTAGGGGATGCCTTTCAGGTGAATCCGGGAGATTTGCTGGTTTTCCTCTGCGCCATCGCCTTTGCCCTGCAGATCGTCTATACGGGAAAATATGCCCATCATCATGATCCCTTGGAACTTACGACGATTCAACTGGGATTCGTTGGGCTCTTTAATTTTTTGTTCGTTTTGTTCTTTGAGGATGGGGGGATGCTCCTCCACCCTGGAGAGTGGCTTACGCCTCCGGTGGTGCTCGCCCTTATCATCACTTCCCTCTTTGCCACCTCCCTAGCCTTTTTGGCACAGACCGCCCTGCAGCGATATACCACCCCGACCCGGGTCGCCATCATTTTTTCCATGGAGCCGGTCTTCGCCGCCTTAACCGGAATCCTCATTGCCGGAGATCCCGTCACGGTAAAAACGGTGATTGGAAGTCTCCTCATCCTGGTCGGCATGATCCTGGCTGAAATTCCCCATAAATGGGGGGTAAAGGTGAGGAATCATCTGAAGGAGGAAATCGGAAAATGAAATCGAGTACATGGATCGGTTTATTTCTGGTGCTTTTCGGGATTTATACCGTCTTGGAACCTTATAAGATCCCTTACCTCTCTCCTCTTTTTACCTGGGAGAGCCTCTTTGTCCTCATCGGCCTTATATTAGTAGTCGGAAACGTAAGCCGTGGAAAAAAGGGAGGAAGCCTCTTCCCGGGCATCCTCCTCCTCGGCTTCGGGATTCACTTTTTAGCCGTTAAATGGGTTTACGGTTGGCCAAACGGCTGGTTTATGTTCGCCCTGATCTTTGGTCTCGCTTTCTTGGCGGATTACGTGACCAACCGCCTTCAAAACCATCTTTACCTCGCACTGCTTTTCCTCTTTATTGCGGCCTACC
The DNA window shown above is from Thermicanus aegyptius DSM 12793 and carries:
- the hemC gene encoding hydroxymethylbilane synthase, with the protein product MKEIRVGSRRSPLALTQTKGVLKTLQAAHPEITFTLKEIVTKGDRIQDVRLSQVGGKGLFVKEIEEALLSGEIHFAVHSMKDVPAELPEGLAILSIPKRVTANDVLISKDGKKLDELPFGAKVGTGSLRRQAQLLNYRPDLTVLPLRGNIDTRLRKLREEGLDAIILAAAGLERMGWTGEVTEILPTEIMLPAVGQGALGIEGRWEGEATSLLQSIHDPITAVTTAAERAFLYRLEGGCQVPIAAFARWEEGEIHLQGLVASPDGKEIFRGERWGKEAERVGKMLAEELLEKGAGEVLKRFGG
- a CDS encoding cytochrome c biogenesis protein, whose protein sequence is MELRLYEWIVYLYGASIVLYFADFMKQNRKVNRIAFWILTVVWGLQTFFFILRMVRVGHFPIVTQFEALFFYSWLLITFSLLLNFLFRIDFFLFFLNVAGFIVFVINLFASPSAAVFPGEILTSRLMVIHISFALVSYVAFLASAVLSGMTLLLHRMLKGKKWNALLRRLPNLDRLGRSSFLLILFGVPIYLISIILGLIWAGLVLKTPYYLDVKVWLSFIVLGVYSFYLYAAMKKGWGAIPLATWNLIFFLLVVVNYISSRTISMFHQWF
- the hemA gene encoding glutamyl-tRNA reductase, translating into MQILVVGLNFKTAPVEIRECIAFRDEETLKAVESLKQKKCILENVILSTCNRTEIYAVVDNLRAGKETTERFLSEWFRIPLTDFQSHLYVYTGSEAIRHLFSVAAGLDSMVLGETQILGQVREAAALSQKVKASGKIFNTLFKQAVTLAKRAHGETQINENPVSVSYAAVVLAKKVFGQFQDKTVLIIGAGKMGELTAKHFTELGSREVIVANRSPDKREKLAALFQAKTITLEEIPVALSKADIVISSTGAPGYILTRDRVEAVMKKRKGHPLFMIDIAVPRDLDPSIHELESVYLYDIDDLQGIVEANLEERKKAAEKIRLMIEEDREAFERWFETLDLIPVIDALRRKALHIQEETMKSIERKIPDLDERERKVLQKHTKSIINQLLKDPIMQLKEMAGEEKSREALLLLTKLFALEEYMEEERNAPADPKSEGEPESSLSFTLLQAGSPVGP
- a CDS encoding helix-turn-helix domain-containing protein; translated protein: MNELTTYIKHLLKEDPLFQEPTELQSIEKRVAYNVKRMRKERKITQIDLAEAMGVKQPFIARIESGRNNISIKKLEKLAEVFRIDPATILRPIYEKGGPDQIARIIVNRHLLVMAVNRGGERLLGETRERLLGKMLQSQAPLKDWVENLLRQDRDIEEISFREGEASQYGMDRVFIQTIRSRTSKAIGAELTCYLRNVTGST
- a CDS encoding DMT family transporter; the encoded protein is MNRRFLADAILLLIAFVWGTTFVLVQNAIQVLPPFSFLFVRFSIAFLLLLPVLFMQRRKKRERIALETGRAWKGGLVLGWWLFAGYALQTVGLLYTTSSKAGFITGLSVVLVPFFSFLILKTAPRLPAVLGSILAMIGLYFLTLGDAFQVNPGDLLVFLCAIAFALQIVYTGKYAHHHDPLELTTIQLGFVGLFNFLFVLFFEDGGMLLHPGEWLTPPVVLALIITSLFATSLAFLAQTALQRYTTPTRVAIIFSMEPVFAALTGILIAGDPVTVKTVIGSLLILVGMILAEIPHKWGVKVRNHLKEEIGK